One stretch of Schlesneria sp. DSM 10557 DNA includes these proteins:
- a CDS encoding peptidylprolyl isomerase, which produces MTSKFWSVLIGCGVIVAFGINLFALEMPRFKKSPKHFLAKFETTAGNFVIEVQREWSPNGADRFYQLVTSKLYDDCKFFRVVPGFMVQFGINGDPQVAAKWKTATIKDDPVIKSNRRGYVTFAKAGVPNSRTTQVFVNYQDNLALDAQGFAPFGRIVEGMEVVDSINAQYGEAPDQMLVQMHGNEYLNAKFPRLDGVVKATIVKR; this is translated from the coding sequence ATGACGAGCAAATTCTGGTCGGTCCTGATCGGGTGTGGAGTAATCGTCGCTTTTGGGATTAATCTCTTTGCTTTGGAAATGCCCCGGTTCAAGAAATCACCGAAACATTTCCTGGCAAAATTTGAAACCACGGCCGGGAATTTTGTCATCGAAGTCCAGCGTGAATGGTCCCCGAATGGCGCCGATCGCTTCTATCAGCTGGTGACTTCAAAGCTGTACGATGACTGCAAGTTTTTCCGAGTTGTGCCAGGGTTCATGGTCCAGTTTGGCATTAACGGTGATCCCCAGGTCGCTGCGAAGTGGAAAACGGCGACAATCAAAGATGATCCGGTGATCAAGTCGAACAGACGGGGCTACGTGACGTTCGCGAAGGCGGGGGTTCCGAACTCGCGAACGACACAGGTTTTCGTCAACTATCAGGATAACCTTGCTTTAGACGCGCAGGGATTTGCTCCATTTGGACGCATCGTGGAAGGGATGGAAGTGGTAGATTCCATAAACGCCCAATACGGCGAAGCTCCCGACCAGATGCTGGTCCAGATGCATGGGAATGAATACCTCAATGCAAAGTTTCCTCGGCTCGACGGTGTAGTGAAGGCGACAATCGTGAAACGTTGA
- a CDS encoding GNAT family N-acetyltransferase yields the protein MPTETRLKPSFFVRPAEKSDVEALGEFIEPFVENGRLLPRTRDELLDLTRHGFVAISGDAIIGFAALEIYSAKLAELRSLAVSAQYQGQGVGKELVAACIARAKSQNVFEVMAITSSEEFFQRCGFDFTLPGEKKALFLQTRETY from the coding sequence ATGCCGACCGAGACCCGTTTGAAGCCCAGTTTCTTCGTTCGCCCCGCTGAAAAAAGCGATGTCGAAGCGTTGGGGGAATTTATTGAACCGTTCGTCGAGAACGGTCGCCTGCTGCCCCGTACACGGGACGAGTTGCTTGATCTCACCCGTCACGGGTTTGTTGCGATTTCTGGAGACGCCATCATTGGGTTCGCGGCGCTCGAGATCTATTCTGCTAAACTGGCTGAATTGCGAAGTCTGGCTGTCTCTGCACAATATCAGGGACAGGGGGTGGGCAAAGAGCTCGTCGCTGCCTGTATTGCACGGGCCAAGTCGCAAAATGTCTTTGAAGTCATGGCGATTACCTCGTCAGAAGAATTTTTCCAACGTTGTGGCTTTGATTTCACCTTGCCGGGTGAAAAGAAAGCCCTGTTCCTGCAAACCAGAGAGACTTACTAA
- a CDS encoding M48 family metallopeptidase — protein MTEPHFEYRIRESVRAKYMSLRVSVDRGLEVVVPRGFDRKLIPGFLRDKHEWVRTALSKVDQARQRRVKPTETLPQMLSFAACGRSWIVQYHPRRSGTITLFDDGQGGLRVVGAVDNIPACHSVLQQWTRRQAFNVLNPLLRQLSKETGIAYVKTVIRCQKSRWGSCSSTGTISLNQKLLFVAPDLVRYVLIHELCHMREMNHSRNFWSLVGQFYPDYRRARQRLKEAWYQMPAWAG, from the coding sequence ATGACGGAGCCTCATTTCGAATATCGGATTCGTGAAAGCGTCCGAGCGAAATATATGAGCCTGCGAGTCTCGGTGGACCGGGGCCTGGAAGTGGTCGTTCCGCGCGGGTTCGATCGGAAGCTGATCCCCGGTTTTTTGCGGGATAAGCATGAATGGGTTCGAACGGCCTTGTCCAAGGTCGATCAGGCTCGCCAGCGCCGCGTCAAACCGACCGAGACTTTGCCACAGATGCTTTCATTCGCCGCCTGCGGTCGCTCGTGGATTGTCCAGTATCATCCCCGTCGGTCAGGCACCATTACGCTGTTTGATGATGGCCAGGGAGGCCTGCGGGTGGTGGGGGCCGTCGACAACATTCCCGCTTGCCACTCGGTCCTGCAGCAATGGACCCGGCGCCAGGCATTCAACGTACTGAATCCCCTGCTCCGCCAGTTGAGCAAAGAGACGGGGATTGCGTACGTCAAAACGGTGATTCGGTGCCAGAAGAGCCGCTGGGGAAGTTGCTCGAGCACCGGAACCATCAGCCTGAATCAGAAACTGTTGTTCGTCGCCCCGGATCTGGTCCGATACGTCCTGATCCACGAACTGTGCCACATGCGCGAGATGAACCATTCACGGAACTTCTGGAGCCTTGTCGGTCAGTTCTATCCCGACTATCGACGGGCCCGGCAGCGACTGAAGGAAGCCTGGTACCAGATGCCGGCCTGGGCCGGTTGA
- a CDS encoding ATP-binding cassette domain-containing protein, producing the protein MALLSFRDVSFGFGSPPLISRVDLQIERGERVGLLGRNGAGKSTLMKLMIGELPPDQGLIEQQTGIRIARLIQDVPVGRSGTIFEEVADGLGAEGSAVAAQYLLHHPDAIHSDEDRVELERRAESLNHDTGWQLEHRIEQILERMQLQPLTRFDSLSSGMKRRVLLGKSLVSEPEILLLDEPTNHLDIDAIQWLEEFLMRYSGTLIFVTHDRVFLQKLATRIIELDRGRLFDWPCDYATFLERKEAALAAEEQQQALFDKKLAVEEAWIRRGVKARRVRNEGRVRALKKLREERQQRREKVGNVKVEIQEAERSGALVVDVKNLSYEVGGRSIIRDLTTTIMRGDKVGIIGSNGTGKTTLLRLLLGQLEPNSGVVKRGTNLEVAYFDQLRAQLDEEKTVQENVSDGKDMLTINGQQRHIIGYLEDFLFTPERTRSPARYLSGGERNRLLLARLFSKPSNVLVLDEPTNDLDAETLDLLEELIVGYTGTVLLVSHDRAFLNNVVTNTLVFEGNSHVREYSGGYDDWLAQRKPITASPEVRPAPASTPSVPARSNPASTTPSVRRRTFKEQQELTQLPRRIEQLEIEQRQLHETMASPGFYQQDKGEIAKASSRLAAIEQELTTAFERWELLEALAE; encoded by the coding sequence ATGGCGTTACTGAGTTTTCGAGATGTCAGTTTTGGATTCGGCTCTCCGCCGTTGATTTCTCGCGTCGACCTGCAGATTGAACGTGGCGAACGTGTGGGACTGTTAGGCCGCAACGGAGCGGGCAAGTCCACGCTCATGAAACTCATGATCGGAGAACTTCCTCCTGATCAGGGGTTGATCGAGCAGCAGACGGGCATTCGAATTGCCCGACTGATCCAGGATGTGCCGGTTGGACGTAGCGGGACAATCTTTGAAGAGGTGGCCGACGGCCTCGGAGCCGAAGGGAGTGCTGTCGCCGCTCAGTACCTGCTGCACCATCCGGATGCCATCCACAGCGATGAGGATCGGGTGGAACTGGAACGTCGTGCGGAATCGTTGAATCACGACACCGGCTGGCAACTTGAACATCGGATCGAGCAGATTCTCGAACGCATGCAGCTCCAGCCCCTGACCCGTTTCGACAGCCTGTCGTCAGGTATGAAGCGACGTGTCCTGCTGGGTAAGTCGCTGGTTTCAGAACCGGAAATCCTGCTGCTTGACGAACCGACCAACCATCTGGATATCGATGCGATCCAGTGGCTGGAAGAGTTCCTGATGCGGTACAGCGGGACGCTGATTTTCGTAACCCACGACCGGGTCTTTCTGCAGAAGCTGGCGACGCGGATTATCGAACTGGACCGCGGGCGTTTATTCGACTGGCCCTGTGACTATGCGACGTTCCTCGAGCGGAAGGAGGCGGCGCTGGCGGCTGAGGAACAGCAGCAGGCGTTGTTCGATAAAAAGCTGGCGGTCGAGGAAGCGTGGATTCGTCGCGGCGTGAAGGCCCGCCGTGTCCGTAATGAGGGACGAGTTCGCGCTTTGAAGAAGTTGCGCGAAGAACGGCAGCAGCGACGCGAGAAAGTCGGAAACGTCAAAGTCGAAATCCAGGAGGCGGAACGGTCAGGGGCACTGGTCGTCGATGTCAAAAACCTGTCGTACGAAGTGGGTGGTCGATCGATCATTCGTGATTTGACCACGACCATCATGCGGGGAGACAAGGTCGGGATCATTGGATCGAATGGAACGGGCAAGACGACGCTTCTCCGGCTGCTGCTGGGCCAGCTTGAGCCCAATTCCGGCGTTGTGAAGCGAGGGACCAATCTCGAGGTTGCTTACTTCGATCAGCTTCGTGCCCAACTGGATGAAGAGAAAACGGTCCAGGAAAATGTTTCGGATGGCAAAGACATGCTGACAATTAACGGTCAGCAACGTCACATCATCGGCTATCTCGAAGACTTTCTCTTCACACCGGAACGAACCCGAAGTCCTGCGCGTTATCTCTCGGGAGGGGAACGCAATCGGCTGCTGCTGGCACGTCTCTTTTCCAAGCCGTCCAACGTCCTGGTACTGGACGAGCCGACCAACGACCTCGACGCAGAGACTCTGGATCTGCTTGAGGAACTGATCGTGGGGTATACGGGGACAGTCCTTCTGGTCAGTCACGATCGTGCGTTCCTCAATAACGTCGTTACAAATACACTGGTCTTCGAAGGTAACAGCCACGTTCGGGAGTACAGCGGGGGCTACGATGACTGGCTCGCCCAGCGAAAGCCGATCACGGCATCGCCAGAAGTGCGACCTGCGCCTGCCTCAACGCCATCCGTTCCGGCACGTTCTAATCCTGCCTCGACTACACCCAGTGTCAGGCGCAGAACATTCAAGGAACAGCAGGAACTGACGCAGTTGCCGCGACGGATCGAGCAGCTTGAGATTGAACAGCGGCAGCTCCATGAGACCATGGCGAGTCCGGGCTTCTATCAGCAGGACAAGGGGGAAATTGCCAAAGCTTCCAGTCGGCTGGCAGCGATTGAACAGGAGCTGACAACGGCCTTTGAACGCTGGGAACTGCTTGAGGCTTTGGCGGAGTAA
- a CDS encoding SAM-dependent methyltransferase codes for MPQRPKSGKNPKKAAKPTGGERPPAVTLISLLAGSIRERTFLRLVLSQPLSKSESAISKVTVRLVEVGGETKYQWAVRSQQQEKHENLTMDELITQTKSVFGVNLGDAHLFTTQADLTVRWNYGKPQKVKRKPPTQQPSEGEGHNRQKQYLIPAGIPCPFLIEIGVMLPSGQVRPTMYHKFRQINRYLEFVEDILPQLPSTGPIHVVDFGCGKSYLTFALHHLLTRIHEREVKIVGLDVKADVIEDCTRVAESLKCDGLEFHLGRIETYVPSEQVHLAVSLHACDTATDDAIAAALRWKSNVILAVPCCQHEICQTISRQSLVGLTEYGILKERFASLATDALRAQFLELQGYKTQVLEFIETEHTPKNLLIRSVRRTDATAQDLTARREAYEGLKDILGVKDWHLERAVNSPT; via the coding sequence GTGCCCCAACGCCCAAAGTCCGGCAAGAACCCTAAGAAAGCCGCCAAGCCGACAGGGGGTGAGCGACCACCGGCCGTGACGTTGATCTCGTTGCTGGCAGGTTCCATCCGCGAACGGACGTTCCTGCGACTGGTCCTCAGTCAGCCCCTTTCAAAATCCGAGTCCGCCATCTCTAAGGTGACGGTTCGACTGGTTGAGGTTGGGGGGGAAACGAAGTACCAGTGGGCAGTGCGGTCGCAACAGCAGGAAAAGCACGAAAACCTGACGATGGACGAGCTAATCACTCAAACAAAATCGGTCTTCGGTGTGAATCTTGGCGACGCTCACCTGTTTACAACACAGGCTGATCTGACCGTTCGCTGGAACTACGGCAAGCCTCAAAAGGTGAAAAGAAAACCTCCGACACAGCAGCCATCGGAGGGAGAGGGGCACAACCGCCAGAAGCAGTACCTGATTCCTGCCGGGATCCCCTGCCCTTTTCTGATCGAGATTGGTGTGATGCTGCCCAGCGGACAGGTTCGTCCGACGATGTATCACAAGTTTCGCCAAATCAACCGTTACCTCGAATTCGTCGAGGATATCCTTCCTCAGCTCCCGAGTACTGGACCCATCCACGTCGTCGATTTCGGCTGCGGGAAGAGCTATCTCACGTTCGCCTTGCATCACCTTCTGACCCGGATTCACGAACGCGAAGTTAAGATCGTCGGTCTGGACGTCAAAGCGGATGTCATCGAAGACTGTACACGGGTGGCAGAGTCGCTGAAGTGCGATGGCCTTGAGTTCCACCTTGGTCGGATCGAGACCTATGTGCCGTCTGAGCAGGTGCATCTGGCGGTTTCGCTGCACGCCTGCGATACCGCTACCGATGATGCCATCGCCGCAGCGCTTCGCTGGAAGAGCAATGTCATCCTGGCTGTACCGTGTTGCCAGCATGAAATCTGCCAGACGATTTCCCGCCAGTCGCTGGTCGGGCTGACCGAGTATGGCATCCTGAAAGAGCGATTTGCCTCTCTGGCCACGGATGCTCTGCGGGCCCAGTTTCTTGAACTGCAAGGCTATAAAACGCAGGTGTTGGAATTCATTGAAACTGAGCATACCCCGAAAAATCTTCTCATCCGTTCGGTCAGGCGAACTGACGCCACGGCGCAGGATCTGACAGCCAGAAGAGAAGCGTATGAAGGATTAAAAGATATCCTGGGGGTGAAGGACTGGCATCTGGAGCGGGCGGTCAACTCGCCGACATAA
- a CDS encoding IS66 family transposase, whose amino-acid sequence MDDVALLKEQVAALLHRVAKLEAQVAERDARISELEAELERVRRQGYKPQPNRKPPAGNKKQDRRKKPFRQHPGVFRDPPKLDEIPPGQVECHEVVLDACPCCGSRRIEPTGRFDDHLVTDIPEPKPEYHRYRRHEYQCRDCGKTSQGRAELELPGSHLGPRARLLNLYCRAHLGISLGKSCDLLSQWWGIPLSRAGALGHLAWGGKLFAPVVTDLLDLLRQQNLIHADETGWRINGKNVWAWCFSNPKIAVYLIRHSRSGAVIREALGDSLAGVLVTDFYAAYNAMEATKQRCLVHLLRELHDLRQKVPAICTKRIIEPLIALFQEAMALGKQRDELSPKAYTQQCDAISDRFGELATTISTNTHVNRILKRLRKYADELFTFLDHPHVPPDNTPAERDIRSVAATRADGGVNRTDWGATAFANIKSIVRTCQKQGCQFLQYGLELIRAVQARQPTPLPVSQNSS is encoded by the coding sequence ATGGATGATGTTGCGTTACTCAAAGAGCAGGTAGCGGCTTTGCTGCATCGCGTGGCGAAGTTGGAAGCCCAGGTTGCGGAGCGTGATGCTCGGATCTCGGAATTGGAAGCAGAGCTGGAACGGGTTCGCCGTCAGGGTTACAAGCCACAACCCAATCGCAAGCCGCCTGCGGGAAACAAGAAGCAGGATCGTCGCAAGAAGCCATTTCGGCAGCATCCCGGCGTGTTTCGTGATCCGCCGAAGCTCGATGAGATTCCTCCCGGTCAAGTTGAATGTCACGAGGTGGTGCTCGACGCGTGCCCCTGCTGCGGCAGTCGCCGAATCGAGCCGACGGGCCGATTTGATGATCATCTTGTCACTGATATTCCTGAGCCAAAACCTGAATACCATCGCTATCGGCGACATGAGTATCAGTGTCGGGACTGCGGAAAAACCAGCCAGGGTCGTGCGGAACTGGAACTGCCGGGCAGTCATCTGGGACCTCGCGCAAGGCTGCTGAATCTGTATTGCCGGGCTCATCTGGGGATCTCGCTGGGCAAAAGCTGCGATCTGTTGTCGCAGTGGTGGGGAATTCCGTTGAGTCGGGCAGGAGCACTGGGACATCTCGCTTGGGGCGGCAAGCTGTTTGCTCCCGTTGTGACCGATCTGCTCGATCTGTTGCGGCAGCAAAACTTGATTCACGCCGATGAAACCGGCTGGCGCATCAATGGCAAAAACGTCTGGGCCTGGTGCTTCTCGAATCCCAAAATTGCCGTCTACCTGATTCGGCATTCTCGAAGCGGTGCCGTAATTCGCGAGGCACTGGGAGACTCGCTGGCCGGTGTCTTGGTGACGGACTTCTACGCCGCCTACAACGCGATGGAAGCGACCAAGCAGCGCTGCCTGGTCCATCTGCTGCGAGAACTGCACGACCTGCGCCAGAAAGTCCCTGCCATCTGCACAAAGCGGATCATCGAACCACTGATCGCCTTGTTTCAAGAGGCAATGGCACTCGGCAAGCAGCGCGATGAACTGTCGCCGAAGGCTTATACTCAACAATGTGATGCGATTTCAGACCGCTTCGGGGAACTGGCAACGACGATCAGCACAAACACCCATGTTAATCGCATACTCAAGCGATTGCGAAAGTATGCAGATGAACTCTTTACCTTTTTAGATCATCCACACGTCCCCCCAGATAACACACCGGCCGAACGAGACATTCGAAGCGTCGCCGCCACGCGTGCCGACGGAGGAGTGAATCGGACGGATTGGGGTGCGACAGCCTTTGCAAATATCAAATCAATCGTTCGGACATGTCAAAAGCAAGGCTGTCAGTTCCTTCAATACGGACTTGAGTTGATCCGTGCTGTCCAAGCCCGGCAACCCACCCCACTGCCGGTCAGTCAGAACTCCTCTTGA
- a CDS encoding formylmethanofuran dehydrogenase subunit C produces the protein MALTMTYRAQTPVPVEVEGFTPDWTRDKTLAEIEQFSIFHGNQKLPIAEMFSVAGDPGDGTIVWEGDLAGVHWIGAHMTSGSIRVHGNVGRHLGSEMRGGEITVEGNAGGWVGMQMHRGLIRIKGDAGHLVGAAYRGSLKGMTGGTILVEGNAGDEVGLGMRRGLIAIAGSAGEMLAASLIAGSVLVFGDCGQRPGAGMRRGTIGIFGKNPPQLLPSFRYAARYQPQMVPLLLRLLRSYGFPVREELMSSEYDLFHGDLLSVGRGEILIPVGSAK, from the coding sequence ATGGCACTGACGATGACTTACCGGGCGCAGACGCCAGTGCCGGTGGAAGTGGAAGGTTTCACTCCCGATTGGACTCGTGACAAAACTCTGGCCGAGATCGAGCAGTTCTCGATCTTTCACGGGAATCAGAAGCTGCCGATCGCGGAGATGTTTTCCGTCGCCGGCGATCCCGGTGATGGGACCATTGTCTGGGAAGGAGATCTGGCGGGGGTTCACTGGATCGGGGCTCACATGACTTCGGGCTCCATCCGCGTTCACGGGAACGTCGGCCGGCACTTGGGAAGTGAGATGCGGGGGGGAGAAATCACGGTCGAAGGAAACGCTGGGGGCTGGGTGGGGATGCAGATGCATCGCGGTCTGATCCGTATTAAAGGTGACGCCGGTCACCTTGTCGGTGCCGCGTATCGTGGTTCGCTCAAGGGGATGACGGGAGGGACGATTCTCGTCGAGGGAAACGCTGGAGACGAAGTCGGCCTGGGAATGCGGCGAGGGCTGATTGCGATTGCAGGATCTGCCGGAGAGATGCTGGCGGCCAGTTTAATCGCTGGCTCGGTGCTGGTCTTCGGCGATTGCGGTCAGAGACCGGGGGCAGGAATGCGACGGGGGACCATTGGGATTTTCGGCAAGAATCCGCCTCAACTACTTCCCAGTTTCCGCTATGCGGCCCGGTACCAGCCTCAGATGGTTCCCTTGTTACTTCGCCTGCTGCGATCGTATGGCTTCCCTGTCAGAGAAGAGCTGATGTCGTCCGAATACGACCTGTTTCATGGCGATCTGCTGTCGGTGGGACGGGGGGAAATCCTGATCCCGGTAGGCTCAGCAAAGTAG
- a CDS encoding substrate-binding domain-containing protein has protein sequence MRIFACSFLCLAFLMGCADQASTTGLDSAGKGAGSKGSGTLQIAVIPKGTTHVFWKSVHAGAVKAAKDLGDVEILWKGPLLENDRDGQINVVQDFIANRVDGIVLAPLDKQALIGPVKDSKEAGIPVAIFDSALQDESAIVTYVATDNYKGGELAARHMAHVLGGKGNVILLRYNAGSESTEQREEGFLTTLKEQFPDVHVLSSDEYAGTTPEQSLDKATQILTNYKDRVDGIFAVCEPNANGVLIALKETQLSGKVKFIAFDSSEELIRAMSDGVCHGIVLQDPITMGYESVQAIVKSIRGESVEKRIGTGEFLATPENMKTPEMEKLLNPDRF, from the coding sequence ATGAGAATTTTCGCGTGTTCGTTTCTTTGCCTCGCCTTCCTGATGGGATGTGCGGACCAGGCATCCACGACAGGGCTGGATTCCGCTGGGAAGGGCGCTGGGAGCAAGGGCAGCGGGACGCTGCAAATTGCCGTGATCCCCAAAGGGACGACGCATGTCTTCTGGAAATCGGTGCATGCGGGAGCCGTTAAGGCGGCCAAGGATCTGGGGGATGTCGAGATCCTCTGGAAAGGCCCTCTGCTGGAAAATGATCGCGACGGACAGATCAACGTTGTCCAGGATTTTATTGCGAATCGAGTCGACGGAATCGTGCTCGCTCCTCTCGACAAACAGGCACTCATCGGACCGGTGAAAGACTCGAAGGAGGCGGGGATTCCCGTGGCGATCTTCGACAGTGCTCTTCAGGACGAGTCTGCTATTGTCACCTACGTGGCGACTGACAACTACAAGGGTGGGGAGCTTGCTGCACGGCACATGGCTCACGTTTTAGGCGGGAAAGGCAATGTGATCCTGCTGAGGTACAACGCCGGTAGTGAAAGCACCGAACAGCGAGAAGAAGGTTTTCTGACGACCCTCAAAGAGCAGTTTCCAGACGTCCATGTGCTGTCGTCGGACGAATATGCCGGGACAACTCCGGAACAGTCTCTGGATAAAGCGACGCAGATCCTGACCAACTACAAGGATCGGGTCGACGGCATTTTTGCCGTTTGTGAGCCGAATGCCAATGGTGTACTCATCGCTCTCAAAGAGACTCAACTGTCTGGAAAGGTGAAGTTCATCGCCTTCGATTCCAGTGAAGAACTGATCCGTGCCATGAGTGACGGCGTGTGCCATGGGATCGTGCTGCAGGATCCCATCACAATGGGGTACGAATCTGTGCAGGCGATTGTGAAATCCATCCGCGGAGAGTCCGTCGAGAAGCGAATCGGAACGGGAGAATTTCTGGCAACACCTGAGAATATGAAAACACCGGAAATGGAAAAGCTCCTCAATCCAGACCGGTTTTAA
- a CDS encoding molybdenum cofactor guanylyltransferase, with translation MGHDKASLPFGPETMLQRVVRLLSSVIDSSRIVVVAAAGQHLPNLPPEVRLARDQHSRRGPLEGFAAGLRLLQSQVDAVFLSSCDSPRLVPDVVELLFHRLGEVDIAVPFDGTYEHPLTAVYRATVLKRVETQLAGNRFSLRSLFDQVSTVRVPTEELRTVDSHLTTLANLNSPEEYRKALLEMGFESDHPSFLE, from the coding sequence ATGGGTCACGACAAGGCATCGCTGCCGTTTGGACCGGAAACGATGCTGCAGCGCGTTGTCCGCCTGCTGAGTTCTGTTATTGACTCCTCCCGGATTGTGGTCGTAGCCGCAGCCGGACAACACCTTCCCAACCTTCCACCAGAAGTCCGTCTGGCTCGAGATCAGCACTCCCGTCGTGGCCCGCTCGAAGGATTTGCGGCGGGGTTGCGTCTGCTGCAGTCACAGGTGGACGCCGTCTTCCTTTCCAGCTGCGACTCTCCACGACTCGTTCCAGACGTCGTGGAATTATTGTTCCATCGTCTTGGCGAAGTAGACATCGCCGTCCCCTTCGACGGGACTTATGAACATCCCCTTACGGCAGTCTACAGGGCGACAGTTCTGAAACGGGTGGAAACGCAACTTGCGGGAAATCGATTCAGCCTGCGTTCCCTGTTCGATCAGGTCTCAACCGTGAGAGTCCCCACAGAAGAGTTACGTACCGTCGATTCCCACCTCACTACGCTCGCAAACCTGAATTCTCCTGAGGAGTACCGCAAAGCACTCTTGGAAATGGGGTTTGAAAGCGATCACCCCTCGTTTCTTGAGTGA